TCATTTACGTTAGAAACATGCTCGCACCAGGTCATATGCTGGATGCTCCAAAGCGATTTATATAGTTTCAAAAACATTTTCTACTCCATAATTGGTTAAATCGCACCTTCTCCGTATGTAAAGCATGGACGTAGAAAAGGAACTTCGGAAACTCAATGGTTGGGAACTGAAGGAAGGCAAGATAGTAAAGAGCTATAGTTTCAAATCATTTATGGAAGGTATTGAGTTTGTAAATGATGTGGCTAAGATAGCGGAGAAACGCGATCATCATCCTATAATAACTGTGAGCTGGAAGACCGTCAAGATATCATCTATTTCATTTGATGTTGGCCATATTACGGATAGAGACTTTGCGCTTGCAGAGGCAATCGATGATCTGTATAGTAAAAAATTTGCTACCATACTAAATCTGGAGGAAGAGCACAGGCTTCTTGCAGAAGAGGAGAGGAAGGAAAGGGCACGGAAGCGTACCCGCGGGCCTTATAGAAAATCATCAAGGGCTGGCTTTCGCAGATAATTACTTTCCGTAGCACTTATCGCATTTCGTATAGGTTTCCCCATCGAGATGATTAAAGTGTATACCGCAGTTCCTACACGTATGATGCATGTCATAATCATTATTTTGTAATGGTATGGTGAATGATTCCAGATCACTGCTCTTGCAGTACATGCACCTACAACCACATCGCATCTGTGATCATTGATAATGCTAGCCTTTATTTCTTTACAAATTCTTATCTATATGTTTGATCAATGATTCTTGTTGGGTGAGTGGCATCACGCTTTCGATGAAAGACCGCTTGGTGTTACTGTTCTTGCCATCCTTTACTTCATAAATGCGGCAATAGCATTCACAGGAATTGCCGTGTTTGCATATTTGGCGAGTGA
The window above is part of the Nitrososphaerales archaeon genome. Proteins encoded here:
- a CDS encoding 4a-hydroxytetrahydrobiopterin dehydratase, yielding MDVEKELRKLNGWELKEGKIVKSYSFKSFMEGIEFVNDVAKIAEKRDHHPIITVSWKTVKISSISFDVGHITDRDFALAEAIDDLYSKKFATILNLEEEHRLLAEEERKERARKRTRGPYRKSSRAGFRR